Proteins found in one Salvia splendens isolate huo1 chromosome 10, SspV2, whole genome shotgun sequence genomic segment:
- the LOC121753117 gene encoding protein RETICULATA-RELATED 4, chloroplastic-like, with protein sequence MPISTTLTLTPPFPGLLSLHHPIPFLSPPSLSFTPQTPILLSLSLTLTHRPLSTNAAAANTEITSKFSGGGGHGNNNNNGGGGGGGGGGGNEGGDDRNKRNNKEEALMALAEAGRSLESLPKDLKAAVEEGRIPASILLRYFDLEKSSFLSWLMRFGGFKERLLADDLFLAKVAMECGVGVFTKTAAEYERRRENFFNEIEIVVADVMMAIIADFMLVYLPAPTVSLRPPISLNAGRLAKFLHGCPDNAFQLALPGTSFSLLQRIGAIARNGAKLFAVGTTSSLVGTVVTNAFINARKAVDQSAGDELENVPILSTSVAYGVYMAVSSNLRYQVLAGVVEQRVLEPLLHQHKLLLSALCFAVRTGNTYLGSLLWVDYARLIGIQKAQDLE encoded by the exons ATGCCAATCTCCACCACTCTCACTCTCACCCCACCATTCCCGGGCCTCCTCTCTCTCCACCACCCCATCCCCTTTCTCTCCCCTCCATCTCTCTCCTTCACTCCCCAAACCCCCATCCTCCTCTCCCTATCCCTAACCCTAACACACCGCCCCCTATCCACCAATGCCGCCGCTGCCAACACCGAAATCACCTCCAAATTCTCCGGCGGCGGAGGCCACggaaacaacaacaacaacggcggcggcggaggaggaggcggaggcggcggaaATGAAGGGGGCGACGATAGGAACAAGAGGAACAACAAAGAGGAAGCTCTAATGGCGCTGGCGGAGGCCGGGAGGAGTTTGGAGAGCCTGCCCAAGGATTTGAAAGCAGCCGTCGAAGAAGGAAGAATTCCGGCGTCGATTTTACTGAGGTATTTCGATCTCGAAAAGTCTAGCTTCCTTTCTTGGCTTATGAGGTTCGGAGGGTTTAAGGAGAGGTTGTTGGCTGACGATCTCTTCTTGGCTAAAGTCGCCATGGAATGCGGCGTTGGAGTTTTCACCAAG ACTGCTGCGGAATATGAGCGTCGCAGGGAGAACTTTTTTAATGAGATAGAGATTGTTGTTGCTGATGTG ATGATGGCAATAATAGCTGATTTTATGCTCGTCTACCTTCCAGCTCCTACTGTTTCTCTTCGACCTCCTATTTCGCTCAATGCTGGTCGCCTTGCTAAGTTCCTTCATGGTTGTCCAGACAATGCCTTTCAG CTTGCTTTACCtggaacctcattttcattgcTGCAAAGAATAGGTGCAATAGCG CGTAATGGAGCGAAGCTGTTTGCTGTGGGAACCACTTCATCTCTG GTTGGTACGGTTGTGACTAATGCATTCATAAACGCCCGTAAGGCTGTTGATCAGTCCGCCGGAGATGAGCTGGAAAATGTTCCCATACTATCAACTAGCGTCGCCTATGGTGTCTATATGGCTGTATCTAGCAATCTCCG ATATCAAGTTTTGGCGGGTGTAGTCGAACAACGGGTACTGGAGCCCTTGCTTCATCAACACAAGTTATTACTCAGTGCCCTTTGCTTTGCTGTGAGAACCGGAAACACGTATCTGGGCTCATTACT GTGGGTCGATTATGCTCGTCTTATAGGCATCCAAAAGGCTCAAGATTTAGAATGA
- the LOC121751843 gene encoding uncharacterized protein LOC121751843 isoform X2 codes for MLSTLLLYAILSSSCHAAVATCDSCSHMHQYIAQPHQIFEQRSTRFWHFNEQSASWGELRLPHDLVSCIDGDCRVVASIQEASDGSQRTPLGHQSLPLRSRVSLTRMSEASVWVTGESGSIYERFWNGLRWVIAPHDLPVPAVSVFLVNQSILALSETSSLYQMQLSDDVQPFWVEFDHSVHGGVASGVVTDDKERIYLCTRSGLLLELVGVDPPRWESHGRPPGANVSAVSDGARVRPGLLLIVSAAGDLYEYDRASKPPWRKHVHRQATTRDTHTSLVSSSPACVVPGLVGARSVSLFLLSKKEGLIERRLHQRKWKWVVHGNPQGHILTSITCTTHDDSSPLLLLTTADGFVFHYQIHKPEENEEKWINHKHPPNAKVARGISGVELQAGRTIFPLDDGRLAELHLAGFGGEDLGPNAQISSRRKSLVKYVWSLLDAPESEGWNGEYCTEQRGPSNCIVGSKEETSEPSVSRWRKDFRTQESYLTPDGDASEKDYGVISEKLDKKLFRLRLMQGGKSFFLITESYMTFEYLDTESGWFWLRHEYATGVHSAVGNYNGSLFVVDEQGSLLIRERSSSDLAWINCTAMRKGRQVVGGPPWDGIPGQPIRAKIEDAIFFVSTTGRLLQFTVALRKFKWRDCKNPPGVKIANIVDQEGFRENVVFVVGRNGRLYQYNKVTQVWHQHYQSQHLVLSTSPGTATRPSAESLRGSLFMLSEGGGLVEYQWSPTDGWNWIEHGTPHTSVTLVGAPGPCFGGTQLFLIGSNGNVYLRYFNQQEWKWRHCGFPFLPNKGDQSKGEGIICKTNSIF; via the exons ATGTTGTCCACACTCCTCCTCTACGCAATCCTATCCTCATCATGCCACGCTGCCGTCGCCACCTGCGATTCCTGCAGCCATATGCACCAATACATAGCACAGCCACACCAAATCTTCGAGCAGCGAAGCACCAGATTCTGGCACTTCAACGAGCAGTCCGCCTCCTGGGGGGAGCTGCGGCTCCCCCACGACCTGGTTTCTTGCATAGACGGCGACTGCAGAGTCGTCGCATCGATCCAAGAAGCCAGTGATGGAAGCCAAAGGACTCCTCTGGGCCATCAGTCTCTCCCTCTGAGGAGTAGAGTCTCGTTGACTAGGATGTCCGAGGCGTCCGTGTGGGTGACAGGAGAGAGCGGCTCGATATACGAGAGGTTTTGGAACGGCCTCCGTTGGGTGATCGCGCCGCATGACCTGCCCGTCCCCGCGgtttccgtgtttttggttaaccAGAGTATCCTTGCCCTGTCTGAGACCAGCTCCTTGTATCAA ATGCAATTGAGTGACGACGTCCAACCATTCTGGGTCGAGTTTGATCACTCCGTGCACGGTGGGGTTGCCTCGGGGGTGGTCACAGATGACAAAGA GAGGATATACTTGTGCACAAGAAGCGGACTGCTTCTCGAGCTTGTTGGGGTCGATCCCCCGAG GTGGGAGAGCCACGGGCGTCCTCCAGGGGCAAATGTGTCAGCAGTGAGCGATGGCGCTAGGGTTAGACCCGGGCTTCTCCTGATTGTGAGTGCTGCAGGGGATCTGTACGAGTACGATCGTGCATCAAAGCCTCCGTGGAGGAAGCACGTGCACAGGCAGGCCACCACCAGGGATACTCATACTTCCCTGGTGTCGTCGTCCCCTGCCTGTGTTGTGCCTGGGCTAGTTGGAGCCCGCTCTGTGTCTCTCTTCTTGTTGAGTAAG AAGGAGGGGTTGATCGAGCGGAGGCTGCACCAGAGGAAGTGGAAATGGGTGGTTCATGGAAATCCCCAAGGCCATATACTGACCTCTATCACCTGCACCACTCATGATGACTCAAGCCCATTGCTGCTTCTCACAACTGCAGACGGATTCGTGTTCCACTATCAAATCCACAAGCCCGAAG AGAATGAAGAGAAATGGATAAACCATAAGCATCCCCCTAATGCAAAAGTTGCCAGAGGCATCTCAGGGGTGGAGCTCCAAGCCGGGAGGACGATCTTCCCGTTGGATGATGGAAGGCTTGCAGAGCTCCATCTCGCAGGCTTCGGAGGCGAGGATTTAGGCCCCAATGCTCAAATCAGTAGCAGGAGGAAATCGCTAGTCAAGTATGTATGGTCACTGCTTGATGCCCCCGAGAGTGAAGGATGGAACGGGGAATACTGCACTGAACAACGCGGACCCTCCAACTGCATCGTAGGCTCCAAGGAGGAGACGAGCGAGCCATCAGTCTCTAGGTGGCGAAAGGACTTTAGGACACAAGAGAGTTACCTAACACCAGATGGTGATGCATCAGAGAAAGACTATGGTGTGATTAGTGAGAAATTGGACAAGAAGTTGTTCCGCCTCCGGCTAATGCAGGGAGGGAAGTCATTTTTCCTGATAACGGAGAGCTACATGACGTTTGAGTATCTGGACACCGAGAGTGGCTGGTTCTGGCTGAGGCATGAGTATGCAACTGGGGTCCACAGCGCGGTTGGGAACTACAACGGGAGCTTGTTCGTGGTGGATGAGCAGGGGAGCTTGCTGATTAGAGAGAGAAGCAGCAGTGATTTAGCTTGGATCAACTGCACTGCCATGAGGAAAGGTAGGCAGGTGGTTGGTGGCCCACCGTGGGATGGGATCCCAGGCCAGCCGATTAGGGCTAAGATCGAAGATGCAATCTTCTTTGTCAGCACGACCGGGAGGCTCTTGCAGTTCACT GTAGCACTGCGAAAGTTCAAATGGAGAGACTGCAAGAATCCACCGGGAGTCAAGATTGCGAACATAGTCGATCAAGAGGGGTTCAGGGAGAACGTGGTGTTCGTCGTGGGGAGGAACGGGCGGCTATATCAATACAACAAGGTGACACAAGTGTGGCACCAGCACTACCAGTCACAGCACTTGGTTCTCTCAACGTCACCAGGGACTGCAACGAGGCCCTCAGCAGAGTCGCTGAGGGGGTCACTCTTCATGTTGTCGGAGGGTGGTGGGCTGGTCGAGTATCAGTGGAGTCCCACGGACGGATGGAACTGGATCGAGCATGGGACGCCACATACTAGTGTCACACTCGTTGGGGCGCCTGGGCCTTGCTTCGGTGGGACTCAGCTTTTCTTGATAGGATCAAATGGGAATGTGTATCTGAGGTATTTCAACCAGCAAGAGTGGAAATGGAGGCACTGTGGTTTCCCTTTTCTTCCAAACAAAGGCGATCAAAGCAAAGGGGAAG GTATCATCTGCAAGACCAATTCCATTTTCTGA
- the LOC121751843 gene encoding uncharacterized protein LOC121751843 isoform X1 — MLSTLLLYAILSSSCHAAVATCDSCSHMHQYIAQPHQIFEQRSTRFWHFNEQSASWGELRLPHDLVSCIDGDCRVVASIQEASDGSQRTPLGHQSLPLRSRVSLTRMSEASVWVTGESGSIYERFWNGLRWVIAPHDLPVPAVSVFLVNQSILALSETSSLYQMQLSDDVQPFWVEFDHSVHGGVASGVVTDDKERIYLCTRSGLLLELVGVDPPRWESHGRPPGANVSAVSDGARVRPGLLLIVSAAGDLYEYDRASKPPWRKHVHRQATTRDTHTSLVSSSPACVVPGLVGARSVSLFLLSKKEGLIERRLHQRKWKWVVHGNPQGHILTSITCTTHDDSSPLLLLTTADGFVFHYQIHKPEENEEKWINHKHPPNAKVARGISGVELQAGRTIFPLDDGRLAELHLAGFGGEDLGPNAQISSRRKSLVKYVWSLLDAPESEGWNGEYCTEQRGPSNCIVGSKEETSEPSVSRWRKDFRTQESYLTPDGDASEKDYGVISEKLDKKLFRLRLMQGGKSFFLITESYMTFEYLDTESGWFWLRHEYATGVHSAVGNYNGSLFVVDEQGSLLIRERSSSDLAWINCTAMRKGRQVVGGPPWDGIPGQPIRAKIEDAIFFVSTTGRLLQFTVALRKFKWRDCKNPPGVKIANIVDQEGFRENVVFVVGRNGRLYQYNKVTQVWHQHYQSQHLVLSTSPGTATRPSAESLRGSLFMLSEGGGLVEYQWSPTDGWNWIEHGTPHTSVTLVGAPGPCFGGTQLFLIGSNGNVYLRYFNQQEWKWRHCGFPFLPNKGDQSKGEGEVVECVENDFGDSFHKNEDKLHGLDKFCDPRVSSARPIPFSEDSVIFELQDGQLGKMRRTDNKNWIWSRTIGTPTSLCMANFWSSWAT, encoded by the exons ATGTTGTCCACACTCCTCCTCTACGCAATCCTATCCTCATCATGCCACGCTGCCGTCGCCACCTGCGATTCCTGCAGCCATATGCACCAATACATAGCACAGCCACACCAAATCTTCGAGCAGCGAAGCACCAGATTCTGGCACTTCAACGAGCAGTCCGCCTCCTGGGGGGAGCTGCGGCTCCCCCACGACCTGGTTTCTTGCATAGACGGCGACTGCAGAGTCGTCGCATCGATCCAAGAAGCCAGTGATGGAAGCCAAAGGACTCCTCTGGGCCATCAGTCTCTCCCTCTGAGGAGTAGAGTCTCGTTGACTAGGATGTCCGAGGCGTCCGTGTGGGTGACAGGAGAGAGCGGCTCGATATACGAGAGGTTTTGGAACGGCCTCCGTTGGGTGATCGCGCCGCATGACCTGCCCGTCCCCGCGgtttccgtgtttttggttaaccAGAGTATCCTTGCCCTGTCTGAGACCAGCTCCTTGTATCAA ATGCAATTGAGTGACGACGTCCAACCATTCTGGGTCGAGTTTGATCACTCCGTGCACGGTGGGGTTGCCTCGGGGGTGGTCACAGATGACAAAGA GAGGATATACTTGTGCACAAGAAGCGGACTGCTTCTCGAGCTTGTTGGGGTCGATCCCCCGAG GTGGGAGAGCCACGGGCGTCCTCCAGGGGCAAATGTGTCAGCAGTGAGCGATGGCGCTAGGGTTAGACCCGGGCTTCTCCTGATTGTGAGTGCTGCAGGGGATCTGTACGAGTACGATCGTGCATCAAAGCCTCCGTGGAGGAAGCACGTGCACAGGCAGGCCACCACCAGGGATACTCATACTTCCCTGGTGTCGTCGTCCCCTGCCTGTGTTGTGCCTGGGCTAGTTGGAGCCCGCTCTGTGTCTCTCTTCTTGTTGAGTAAG AAGGAGGGGTTGATCGAGCGGAGGCTGCACCAGAGGAAGTGGAAATGGGTGGTTCATGGAAATCCCCAAGGCCATATACTGACCTCTATCACCTGCACCACTCATGATGACTCAAGCCCATTGCTGCTTCTCACAACTGCAGACGGATTCGTGTTCCACTATCAAATCCACAAGCCCGAAG AGAATGAAGAGAAATGGATAAACCATAAGCATCCCCCTAATGCAAAAGTTGCCAGAGGCATCTCAGGGGTGGAGCTCCAAGCCGGGAGGACGATCTTCCCGTTGGATGATGGAAGGCTTGCAGAGCTCCATCTCGCAGGCTTCGGAGGCGAGGATTTAGGCCCCAATGCTCAAATCAGTAGCAGGAGGAAATCGCTAGTCAAGTATGTATGGTCACTGCTTGATGCCCCCGAGAGTGAAGGATGGAACGGGGAATACTGCACTGAACAACGCGGACCCTCCAACTGCATCGTAGGCTCCAAGGAGGAGACGAGCGAGCCATCAGTCTCTAGGTGGCGAAAGGACTTTAGGACACAAGAGAGTTACCTAACACCAGATGGTGATGCATCAGAGAAAGACTATGGTGTGATTAGTGAGAAATTGGACAAGAAGTTGTTCCGCCTCCGGCTAATGCAGGGAGGGAAGTCATTTTTCCTGATAACGGAGAGCTACATGACGTTTGAGTATCTGGACACCGAGAGTGGCTGGTTCTGGCTGAGGCATGAGTATGCAACTGGGGTCCACAGCGCGGTTGGGAACTACAACGGGAGCTTGTTCGTGGTGGATGAGCAGGGGAGCTTGCTGATTAGAGAGAGAAGCAGCAGTGATTTAGCTTGGATCAACTGCACTGCCATGAGGAAAGGTAGGCAGGTGGTTGGTGGCCCACCGTGGGATGGGATCCCAGGCCAGCCGATTAGGGCTAAGATCGAAGATGCAATCTTCTTTGTCAGCACGACCGGGAGGCTCTTGCAGTTCACT GTAGCACTGCGAAAGTTCAAATGGAGAGACTGCAAGAATCCACCGGGAGTCAAGATTGCGAACATAGTCGATCAAGAGGGGTTCAGGGAGAACGTGGTGTTCGTCGTGGGGAGGAACGGGCGGCTATATCAATACAACAAGGTGACACAAGTGTGGCACCAGCACTACCAGTCACAGCACTTGGTTCTCTCAACGTCACCAGGGACTGCAACGAGGCCCTCAGCAGAGTCGCTGAGGGGGTCACTCTTCATGTTGTCGGAGGGTGGTGGGCTGGTCGAGTATCAGTGGAGTCCCACGGACGGATGGAACTGGATCGAGCATGGGACGCCACATACTAGTGTCACACTCGTTGGGGCGCCTGGGCCTTGCTTCGGTGGGACTCAGCTTTTCTTGATAGGATCAAATGGGAATGTGTATCTGAGGTATTTCAACCAGCAAGAGTGGAAATGGAGGCACTGTGGTTTCCCTTTTCTTCCAAACAAAGGCGATCAAAGCAAAGGGGAAGGTGAAGTTGTTGAATGTGTGGAAAATGATTTTGGAGATAGCTTTCACAAGAATGAAGATAAATTACATGGCCTGGACAAATTTTGTGACCCTAGG GTATCATCTGCAAGACCAATTCCATTTTCTGAAGATTCAGTCATTTTCGAGTTGCAGGATGGCCAA TTGGGAAAAATGAGACGGACAGATAACAAAAACTGGATTTGGTCACGAACAATAGGAACTCCAACAAGCTTATGCATGGCCAATTTCTGGAGTTCGTGGGCTACATAA
- the LOC121751844 gene encoding RNA-binding protein Y14A-like: protein MANAEAEAVDFEPEEDDLMDEDVGDGSPNRATAPRLKSAITGGGSAPKKTKGRGFHDEAAAEADRNARMSAPFDSLDSEGGPGPERSIEGWIILVTGVHEEAQEDDLQNAFGDFGEIKNLHLNLDRRTGFVKGYALIEFEKFEEAQRAISEMDGAELLTQIMNVDWAFSKGPFRRRNIRRRSPRGHRSRSPRRRF, encoded by the exons ATGGCGAATGCAGAAGCGGAGGCCGTCGATTTCGAGCCGGAGGAGGACGATCTTATGGACGAGGACGTCGGCGACGGCTCCCCCAACCGAGCCACCGCTCCTCGCCTGAAGTCCGCCATCACCGGCGGCGGCTCCGCTCCGAAGAAGACCAAGGGCCGCGGGTTTCACGACGAGGCTGCTGCTGAAGCTGACCGAAATGCTCGCATGTCTGCCCCCTTCGATTCGCTCGATTCAGAAGGCGGTCCTGGTCCCGAACGAT CTATTGAAGGATGGATTATTCTGGTTACTGGAGTTCATGAAGAGGCTCAAGAGGACGATCTACAAAATGCATTTGGTGATTTTGGAGAGATAAAGAATTTACACTTGAATCTTGATCGTCGTACGGGTTTTGTCAAG GGCTATGCTCTAATTGAATTTGAGAAGTTTGAGGAGGCACAGAGAGCCATAAGCGAGATGGATGGAGCTGAACTCCTAACCCAGATCATGAATGTTGACTGGGCGTTCAGCAAAGGTCCATTCAGGAGAAGGAACATCAGGAGGAG ATCACCTCGGGGCCATCGGTCCAGGAGTCCAAGGAGGAGATTCTGA
- the LOC121750611 gene encoding glucan endo-1,3-beta-glucosidase-like, which translates to MSRIFICLFVLIGAMSAVMCQLPGHVGVCNGRLGNNLPSERDVVELYKANGIKRMRIYDPNSNTLAALRGSDIELILDVPNIDLPSLQSDATQWVETNVRPYFPATKIRYIAVGNEIDPDKPETREFVPQLLRAMENIHRALTKFQLENQIKVSTATYSAVLQDTSPPSRSSFKESGFMPPVVKFLASIGSPLLVNIYPYFARVGDPSRVKLEYALFTSQGVEVFDNGFEYRNLFDAMVDGVYYAIDKAGGQGVGVVVSESGWPSGGGGNEETVANAETYYQNLIRHVGGGTPKKGGALETYLFAMFDENEKPGKTTERHFGLFNPNKTPKYNKLGLRSG; encoded by the exons ATGTCTcgaatatttatttgtttgttcgTCTTGATTGGAGCTATGTCTGCCGTGATGTGTCAGCTCCCAG GTCACGTCGGAGTATGCAACGGGCGACTCGGCAACAACCTACCGTCGGAGCGGGACGTCGTGGAGCTCTACAAGGCCAACGGAATCAAGAGAATGCGAATCTACGACCCCAACTCGAACACCCTAGCCGCCCTCCGCGGCTCCGACATCGAGCTCATCCTCGACGTCCCCAACATCGACCTCCCCTCCCTCCAATCGGACGCCACCCAATGGGTCGAAACCAACGTCCGCCCCTACTTTCCGGCCACCAAAATCCGCTACATCGCCGTGGGCAACGAAATCGACCCCGACAAACCCGAAACCCGAGAATTCGTCCCTCAACTCCTCCGCGCCATGGAGAACATCCACAGAGCCCTCACAAAATTCCAACTAGAAAACCAAATCAAGGTCTCGACGGCGACATATTCCGCCGTGTTGCAAGACACATCCCCTCCATCGAGATCCTCCTTCAAGGAAAGCGGCTTCATGCCTCCGGTGGTGAAGTTCCTGGCGTCGATCGGATCTCCGCTTCTAGTGAATATATACCCTTACTTCGCCCGCGTCGGAGACCCCTCCAGAGTGAAGCTCGAATACGCTTTGTTTACTTCTCAAGGAGTTGAGGTTTTCGATAATGGCTTCGAGTATCGGAATCTCTTTGATGCGATGGTTGACGGCGTTTACTACGCGATCGACAAGGCCGGGGGACAAGGCGTCGGGGTGGTGGTGTCGGAGAGTGGGTGGCCGTCGGGGGGCGGAGGAAATGAGGAGACGGTGGCGAATGCCGAGACGTACTACCAGAATTTGATCAGACACGTCGGCGGCGGGACGCCGAAGAAGGGGGGGGCGTTGGAGACTTACTTGTTTGCGATGTTTGATGAGAATGAGAAGCCGGGAAAAACAACAGAGCGCCATTTTGGCCTTTTTAATCCTAATAAGACTCCTAAATATAATAAGCTAGGATTAAGGAGTGGTTAA